The Pirellulaceae bacterium genome includes a region encoding these proteins:
- the yajC gene encoding preprotein translocase subunit YajC, with the protein MLKGLGRKNMFDLNTFCILLAEAPADGAANPTDTTDLLWAFAPWILIGVLFWFIMIRPQKQKADEMKLMLQNLKKNDRVVMTSGIYGTIVNAPKDSDEVTVKVDESNNTRLRVQRNSISRVITTDTTNAETES; encoded by the coding sequence ATGCTGAAAGGGCTCGGCCGCAAAAACATGTTTGACCTGAACACCTTCTGCATCTTACTCGCCGAAGCTCCCGCCGATGGAGCAGCAAATCCGACAGATACAACCGATTTGCTTTGGGCGTTCGCTCCCTGGATTTTAATCGGTGTCTTGTTCTGGTTTATTATGATCCGACCCCAAAAACAAAAAGCGGACGAGATGAAGCTGATGCTTCAGAATCTCAAAAAAAATGATCGCGTGGTCATGACCAGCGGTATTTATGGAACCATCGTGAATGCTCCAAAGGATTCTGACGAGGTAACAGTCAAAGTCGATGAGAGCAACAATACCCGGTTACGAGTTCAACGAAATTCAATCAGTCGCGTCATCACGACGGACACTACTAACGCGGAAACGGAAAGCTGA